AAACGACATCGTGTTGTGGGTGGCGCGTAAATGCcctaaaacgacgtcgtttcactCCAAAGTTGGTTTTGAAGAATCCCCCACCAAACGTTAACGTAACGCATTGTCTCCCCCTCTCAAAATACAACAGAAATAGAGTCTTTCTTCCTCCCCTATACTCATCAATGGCGGTGGTGTGATTGCTGTGACTACTGCGATTTTGTCGGAACACGACTACTTTGGAGGATCGGTTTTCGTCATCTGTCTCAAACGAAGACTGTATCGAAGGCTGGTTTCTTTGAAGGAggtaaggaaaaaaagaaaaaatataatgagATATAAGGAATGCTCTGTTTTACTGCTTGAACAAGAATTAGGCTATCTGATTCTATAATAGTCTTTTCAAGCATTAAGTTTTTGGCCATAATGATAGCTTCCCTGAGTATAGTTGCCTCTGCTATTAGGCTTGACTTGGGTTTGAAACTTGATGCAGATCCTGTAATGATACTTTCCATGTTATCTCTAATTATTATAGCCAAGGTAGAGAAAATCGAGATTTTACGTGAAatcaaaaaagtaaataaaaaatgtaaaacataaAATCTTAACAAGATTTAAATCGTAAAATCGTCAGACTTAGTACAAATTTCGTAAAATCGATAAACTCATTTAAAATCGTAATATCGGAAGATTTTAAGAGTTAAATCGAGATTCTAGCTACTATGATTACAGCTGAAGCTGCTTCCCCCGTTTCTCTACAAAAGGACGCATCTACATTTATTTTTAGCCAATCTTTCGGTGGAAGCCTCCAGGTAACTTGGTTTTCTCTTCTATTGTTCTTGTGTTGTTGTATTTCTTGCTGTGTATCTCTGGCTTGTTTGAAGTCTGTCTCCATTCTCTTTGCCATGATTATAGTTGCTTTAGGATTGACTTCATTGTTTTGAAAGACAAAGTGGTTTCTGGATTTCCATACAGCCCAACATAAGAAACCTAAACTGGCTATTTCATCCTCTGCCTGCCTTTCACCTCCAACTCTAAGTTTTTAAATCATCCTTAGGAACAATTCTCCAAAAGAGGACACCGAGATTGGTGTTGGTATGCATTGGATTTGTGAGCTGAACCAAATTGCTTTGGTCCTAAGGCACAATAAAAGAGCATGCTCCACCGTCTCTTCTGCCTCTAAACATATCTTACAGTTAGGATTTTTTGCAATCTTTTTTTAGTCATATTGGAATTAACTGCTATTATGTTTTGTGCTGCCTTTCagagaaaatattttactttttgttgaacttgcatTCTCCAAATCTCTTTCCAAAGAGCTGTAAGATCTGTGCTTGTTGATGCATTCTCTCCCTCTTCCTtcctttttttcctcttttgctGCATAATACCCTGTCTTGATTGTGTAATCTCCATCCATCTTATATGGCCAAATTAAAGTATCATTCTTATCCACTAAGCTGACAGGTGTTCTTAGTATTCTTTCAGACAAGTAAATCGGAAAAAGGGTGTGAACTTTATTAGCATCCCATCCTTGTCCTTCAACTAACAACTCTTTAACTTTCATTCTTCTCGCATTCTCTGGTGCTTCCAATCTGTGTTTTTCTTCAACCCAATTGTCCCCCCAAACCTCTACTTCAGATCCATTTCCAATGCTCCAGCTTCCTTTTCTTCTAAGAAAATTCCTGCCTTCTAAAATGTTTCTCCAGACCCATGATGCACCTCTATGCGCTCTAGCTTTCCAAAAATTGTTGTTGGAAAAATATACTGCCTTTAAGATTCTCACCCATATGGCTTTCGAATTACTTAATATCCTTCAAGCATGTTTTGCTAAATGGGCTAGATTTTgtaattcaaaatctttaaatCCTAAGCCCTCATCCTCTTTACTCCTTGAAATTTTTGCCCAACTTTTCCAATGAATACCACTCTCTTTTCCTGAGGATGCCCACCAAAATTTTGCTACTCTCGCACTAAGCCTTCTACAGAATTTTTTAGGAAATTTCATAACATTCATGGTATAGGCTGGAATCGCTTGAATCAATGATTTTATAAGAACCTCTTTTCCAGCTTGGTTCAACAATTTCTCCTTCCATCCTTCCATTTTGTTCATAACCTTCTCCTCTATCCATTCCAAAGCTTTGTTCTTTGATATTTCCCATCTAGCTAGTAGTCCAACGTACTTTCCAGGATTTTCCCAAGCTGCCATACATAAGATCTCCTCTATATTGGCCCTAGTTTGAATAGGAATAATACTTCCAAAAGAAATGCCTGATTTCTCCAAATTTATTCGCTGACCCGAGGCTTCAGTGTATTGATTAAGTACTTGAATAATCTGATAAACCTCCTCTTCTTTTGCTTCAGCAAAAATAATACAATCATCAGCAAAAAGTAAGTATGTTATAGATGGGGCTGTTGGTGCAAGTTTAATGTCAGAGATTAGATTTTTCTGTTGAACTTCATTCATTAGGATAGTAAAGACCTCTGCCGCTATTATAAAAAGATAGGGCGATAACGGATCTTCTTGCCGCAAACCTCTCTGAGGTTTAATTTTGTTGGACATGTtgccatttatttttatcttataatttGCACTCTTCCCACATCCCATCATCAACTTCACTGATTTTTCATTAAAGCCAAAGGCCTTGAGCACCTCTTCAAGAAAGTCCCATTCAAGTCTATCATAAAATTGCAACAACTTAGCCCGAGCTGATTAAGGTTTTTTGGATTATTTGCTTttggaataagaacaagaatAGTTTCCCTTATTTCCTCAGGCATAATAGCTtcctcaaaaaaaaattttacaactGCGCATACCTCTTCTTTCACAGTTTTCCAATGCTTTTGGTAAAATATCCCGTTGAGTCCATCTGATCCTGGGATTTTAAACTCCCCAAACAAAAGGTTGCAGCTCTTATTTCATCATTCCTTATGTTTTTAGGATCTCTTCATTCATCTCATTGGTTACCTTTCTCAGTATTTTCGTGATGCACTCCTGTAAACTTCCTCTCTTCTTAGAAGTGAACAACTTGGGAAAATATTCTTCAACCAGCTTTAATATTTCATCACCTCCTTGGATCCATTGTCCTGCTGACTTCTTTAATCTTTCTATTCTATTCCTATCTTTCCTCTGAATGGTAGTTgcgtaaaaaaaattagtattctTATCTCCCCATTTAAGCCATTTTAATCTTGACCGTTGTCcccaatatttttcttcttgccTCCACATTTCTGaagttcttttttttatctgatTTATCTGTTGCTGTTTATTTTCTTCCAAGCTTGAATTATGTAGTTTTCTGAGCTCCTCCTTCATCTTCAAAATTTCCTTGACAGCCCTTTTAAAGGTGGTTCTGCTCCATTTCTTCAGCTCCTCCTTGTAATTCTTCATCCTTTGAATAATGTTAGTCCAAGCAGTTCCTCTTGTGATCTCTTTGTTCCATCCCCTATTAATAACATTATGGCATTCCTCATGATCTTTCCAAAAAGTCTCATACTTATAAAGCGTACTCATTTTATTCGTCGGGTTGGTAGCCAGCATTAATGGACAATGATCTGAGCTTATCGCTGGTAGGGCTTCCAAAATAGCATGTTGAAACTTCTCCCTCCACCCTAGTTATGAACCCATTTCTTGGGTTACTAAACCAAGTAAATTGTTTCCTTTAAGTTCGAAATCCATGAGACTATTTTCATCTATGAACTTCCTGAACTCTTCAAGTTGCTCTCTAGGTTATGGGTGTAAATTAACATTTCCTCTTGTGTTAGTACATCATTAAAGTCTCCAATGTATATTTGTGCTTCATCTTAATCCCAGTTATTGGTTGTTAAATTCCTCCATAACTTCTTCCTGCTCGTGAAAATTGGATTACCATACACAAAAACACATTTCCAAAATTCACCATTGTTTATGCTTATCCTAGTCTTAATAAAATTATCACAccacaataaaatattaatgtttacaTTCTATTTCCACAAAATACATAGACCTCCGGACAAGCTCCGGAGTTCTACACAAAAGGATTTATCAAAACATAACTTTTTTCTAATAGAATTAATTCTACCTTCCTTAGCTTTAGTTTccataaaaaaaactattgaTGGCTTGCTAAATttgcaaatattttttaattcagcCATTGTCGAGGATGCCACCACTCCTCAACAATTCCAACTTAAAATATTCATGGTTGAATTTGGGGCATGTTTAGACCCACCTCCTCAGCCTTGTTGTTGTTACCTGCATCGCGTCCCTCTGTTCCTTCCTTAGTTCTATCCCATTTTACTGCCCTTTTCTCATAATTCTTGATTTTCTTGCTGATTTGCACAGgatcttttttattatcttcCTCCTAGGGTACTCGAACTATCTGCAGTATGCGTCTATCCTCTCTCTTCCTTTTAAGTTTCAAACTTTGTTGCATACAATTAGCTAGCTCAATTTTCCACCCTGATGTCCCTATGTTATTCTCCACCATcttttctgcttcttcttcgCCGTTgcttgctgatgagcggataatttgtacactttttggcatttttttagtatgtttttagtatgatctagttagtttttggtgtatttttattagtttttagttaaaattcacttttctggactttactatgagtttgtgtgtttttctgtgattttaggtattttctggctgaaattgagggacctgagcaaaaatctgattcagagactaataaggactgcagatgctgttggattctgacctccctacactcgaagcggattttctggagctacagaagttcaattggcgcgctctcaacggcgttggaaagtagacatcctgggctttccagcaatatatgatagtccatactttgcccaagatttgatggcccaatccggcgttcaaagtcaccctcaggatttccagcgttaaacgccggaactggcacaaggatgggagttaaacgcccaaactggcacNNNNNNNNNNNNNNNNNNNNNNNNNNNNNNNNNNNNNNNNNNNNNNNNNNNNNNNNNNNNNNNNNNNNNNNNNNNNNNNNNNNNNNNNNNNNNNNNNNNNNNNNNNNNNNNNNNNNNNNNNNNNNNNNNNNNNNNNNNNNNNNNNNNNNNNNNNNNNNNNNNNNNNNNNNNNNNNNNNNNNNNNNNNNNNNNNNNNNNNNNNNNNNNNNNNNNNNNNNNNNNNNNNNNNNNNNNNNNNNNNNNNNNNNNNNNNNNNNNNNNNNNNNNNNNNNNNNNNNNNNNNNNNNNNNNNNNNNNNNNNNNNNNNNNNNNNNNNNNNNNNNNNNNNNNNNNNNNNNNNNNNNNNNNNNNNNNNNNNNNNNNNNNNNNNNNNNNNNNNNNNNNNNNNNNNNNNNNNNNNNNNNNNNNNNNNNNNNNNNNNNNNNNNNNNNNNNNNNNNNNNNNNNNNNNNNNNNNNNNNNNNNNNNNNNNNNNNNNNNNNNNNNNNNNNNNNNNNNNNNNNNNNNNNNNNNNNNNNNNNNNNNNNNNNNNNNNNNNNNNNNNNNNNNNNNNNNNNNNNNNNNNNNNNNNNNNNNNNNNNNNNNNNNNNNNNNNNNNNNNNNNNNNNNNNNNNNNNNNNNNNNNNNNNNNNNNNNNNNNNNNNNNNNNNNNNNNNNNNNNNNNNNNNNNNNNNNNNNNNNNNNNNNNNNNNNNNNNNNNNNNNNNNNNNNNNNNNNNNNNNNNNNNNNNNNNNNNNNNNNNNNNNNNNNNNNNNNNNNNNNNNNNNNNNNNNNNNNNNNNNNNNNNNNNNNNNNNNNNNNNNNNNNNNNNNNNNNNNNNNNNNNNNNNNNNNNNNNNNNNNNNNNNNNNNNNNNNNNNNNNNNNNNNNNNNNNNNNNNNNNNNNNNNNNNNNNNNNNNNNNNNNNNNNNNNNNNNNNNNNNNNNNNNNNNNNNNNNNNNNNNNNNNNNNNNNNNNNNNNNNNNNNNNNNNNNNNNNNNNNNNNNNNNNNNNNNNNNNNNNNNNNNNNNNNNNNNNNNNNNNNNNNNNNNNNNNNNNNNNNNNNNNNNNNNNNNNNNNNNNNNNNNNNNNNNNNNNNNNNNNNNNNNNNNNNNNNNNNNNNNNNNNNNNNNNNNNNNNNNNNNNNNNNNNNNNNNNNNNNNNNNNNNNNNNNNNNNNNNNNNNNNNNNNNNNNNNNNNNNNNNNNNNNNNNNNNNNNNNNNNNNNNNNNNNNNNNNNNNNNNNNNNNNNNNNNNNNNNNNNNNNNNNNNNNNNNNNNNNNNNNNNNNNNNNNNNNNNNNNNNNNNNNNNNNNNNNNNNNNNNNNNNNNNNNNNNNNNNNNNNNNNNNNNNNNNNNNNNNNNNNNNNNNNNNNNNNNNNNNNNNNNNNNNNNNNNNNNNNNNNNNNNNNNNNNNNNNNNNNNNNNNNNNNNNNNNNNNNNNNNNNNNNNNNNNNNNNNNNNNNNNNNNNNNNNNNNNNNNNNNNNNNNNNNNNNNNNNNNNNNNNNNNNNNNNNNNNNNNNNNNNNNNNNNNNNNNNNNNNNNNNNNNNNNNNNNNNNNNNNNNNNNNNNNNNNNNNNNNNNNNNNNNNNNNNNNNNNNNNNNNNNNNNNNNNNNNNNNNNNNNNNNNNNNNNNNNNNNNNNNNNNNNNNNNNNNNNNNNNNNNNNNNNNNNNNNNNNNNNNNNNNNNNNNNNNNNNNNNNNNNNNNNNNNNNNNNNNNNNNNNNNNNNNNNNNNNNNNNNNNNNNNNNNNNNNNNNNNNNNNNNNNNNNNNNNNNNNNNNNNNNNNNNNNNNNNNNNNNNNNNNNNNNNNNNNNNNNNNNNNNNNNNNNNNNNNNNNNNNNNNNNNNNNNNNNNNNNNNNNNNNNNNNNNNNNNNNNNNNNNNNNNNNNNNNNNNNNNNNNNNNNNNNNNNNNNNNNNNNNNNNNNNNNNNNNNNNNNNNNNNNNNNNNNNNNNNNNNNNNNNNNNNNNNNNNNNNNNNNNNNNNNNNNNNNNNNNNNNNNNNNNNNNNNNNNNNNNNNNNNNNNNNNNNNNNNNNNNNNNNNNNNNNNNNNNNNNNNNNNNNNNNNNNNNNNNNNNNNNNNNNNNNNNNNNNNNNNNNNNNNNNNNNNNNNNNNNNNNNNNNNNNNNNNNNNNNNNNNNNNNNNNNNNNNNNNNNNNNNNNNNNNNNNNNNNNNNNNNNNNNNNNNNNNNNNNNNNNNNNNNNNNNNNNNNNNNNNNNNNNNNNNNNNNNNNNNNNNNNNNNNNNNNNNNNNNNNNNNNNNNNNNNNNNNNNNNNNNNNNNNNNNNNNNNNNNNNNNNNNNNNNNNNNNNNNNNNNNNNNNNNNNNNNNNNNNNNNNNNNNNNNNNNNNNNNNNNNNNNNNNNNNNNNNNNNNNNNNNNNNNNNNNNNNNNNNNNNNNNNNNNNNNNNNNNNNNNNNNNNNNNNNNNNNNNNNNNNNNNNNNNNNNNNNNNNNNNNNNNNNNNNNNNNNNNNNNNNNNNNNNNNNNNNNNNNNNNNNNNNNNNNNNNNNNNNNNNNNNNNNNNNNNNNNNNNNNNNNNNNNNNNNNNNNNNNNNNNNNNNNNNNNNNNNNNNNNNNNNNNNNNNNNNNNNNNNNNNNNNNNNNNNNNNNNNNNNNNNNNNNNNNNNNNNNNNNNNNNNNNNNNNNNNNNNNNNNNNNNNNNNNNNNNNNNNNNNNNNNNNNNNNNNNNNNNNNNNNNNNNNNNNNNNNNNNNNNNNNNNNNNNNNNNNNNNNNNNNNNNNNNNNNNNNNNNNNNNNNNNNNNNNNNNNNNNNNNNNNNNNNNNNNNNNNNNNNNNNNNNNNNNNNNNNNNNNNNNNNNNNNNNNNNNNNNNNNNNNNNNNNNNNNNNNNNNNNNNNNNNNNNNNNNNNNNNNNNNNNNNNNNNNNNNNNNNNNNNNNNNNNNNNNNNNNNNNNNNNNNNNNNNNNNNNNNNNNNNNNNNNNNNNNNNNNNNNNNNNNNNNNNNNNNNNNNNNNNNNNNNNNNNNNNNNNNNNNNNNNNNNNNNNNNNNNNNNNNNNNNNNNNNNNNNNNNNNNNNNNNNNNNNNNNNNNNNNNNNNNNNNNNNNNNNNNNNNNNNNNNNNNNNNNNNNNNNNNNNNNNNNNNNNNNNNNNNNNNNNNNNNNNNNNNNNNNNNNNNNNNNNNNNNNNNNNNNNNNNNNNNNNNNNNNNNNNNNNNNNNNNNNNNNNNNNNNNNNNNNNNNNNNNNNNNNNNNNNNNNNNNNNNNNNNNNNNNNNNNNNNNNNNNNNNNNNNNNNNNNNNNNNNNNNNNNNNNNNNNNNNNNNNNNNNNNNNNNNNNNNNNNNNNNNNNNNNNNNNNNNNNNNNNNNNNNNNNNNNNNNNNNNNNNNNNNNNNNNNNNNNNNNNNNNNNNNNNNNNNNNNNNNNNNNNNNNNNNNNNNNNNNNNNNNNNNNNNNNNNNNNNNNNNNNNNNNNNNNNNNNNNNNNNNNNNNNNNNNNNNNNNNNNNNNNNNNNNNNNNNNNNNNNNNNNNNNNNNNNNNNNNNNNNNNNNNNNNNNNNNNNNNNNNNNNNNNNNNNNNNNNNNNNNNNNNNNNNNNNNNNNNNNNNNNNNNNNNNNNNNNNNNNNNNNNNNNNNNNNNNNNNNNNNNNNNNNNNNNNNNNNNNNNNNNNNNNNNNNNNNNNNNNNNNNNNNNNNNNNNNNNNNNNNNNNNNNNNNNNNNNNNNNNNNNNNNNNNNNNNNNNNNNNNNNNNNNNNNNNNNNNNNNNNNNNNNNNNNNNNNNNNNNNNNNNNNNNNNNNNNNNNNNNNNNNNNNNNNNNNNNNNNNNNNNNNNNNNNNNNNNNNNNNNNNNNNNNNNNNNNNNNNNNNNNNNNNNNNNNNNNNNNNNNNNNNNNNNNNNNNNNNNNNNNNNNNNNNNNNNNNNNNNNNNNNNNNNNNNNNNNNNNNNNNNNNNNNNNNNNNNNNNNNNNNNNNNNNNNNNNNNNNNNNNNNNNNNNNNNNNNNNNNNNNNNNNNNNNNNNNNNNNNNNNNNNNNNNNNNNNNNNNNNNNNNNNNNNNNNNNNNNNNNNNNNNNNNNNNNNNNNNNNNNNNNNNNNNNNNNNNNNNNNNNNNNNNNNNNNNNNNNNNNNNNNNNNNNNNNNNNNNNNNNNNNNNNNNNNNNNNNNNNNNNNNNNNNNNNNNNNNNNNNNNNNNNNNNNNNNNNNNNNNNNNNNNNNNNNNNNNNNNNNNNNNNNNNNNNNNNNNNNNNNNNNNNNNNNNNNNNNNNNNNNNNNNNNNNNNNNNNNNNNNNNNNNNNNNNNNNNNNNNNNNNNNNNNNNNNNNNNNNNNNNNNNNNNNNNNNNNNNNNNNNNNNNNNNNNNNNNNNNNNNNNNNNNNNNNNNNNNNNNNNNNNNNNNNNNNNNNNNNNNNNNNNNNNNNNNNNNNNNNNNNNNNNNNNNNNNNNNNNNNNNNNNNNNNNNNNNNNNNNNNNNNNNNNNNNNNNNNNNNNNNNNNNNNNNNNNNNNNNNNNNNNNNNNNNNNNNNNNNNNNNNNNNNNNNNNNNNNNNNNNNNNNNNNNNNNNNNNNNNNNNNNNNNNNNNNNNNNNNNNNNNNNNNNNNNNNNNNNNNNNNNNNNNNNNNNNNNNNNNNNNNNNNNNNNNNNNNNNNNNNNNNNNNNNNNNNNNNNNNNNNNNNNNNNNNNNNNNNNNNNNNNNNNNNNNNNNNNNNNNNNNNNNNNNNNNNNNNNNNNNNNNNNNNNNNNNNNNNNNNNNNNNNNNNNNNNNNNNNNNNNNNNNNNNNNNNNNNNNNNNNNNNNNNNNNNNNNNNNNNNNNNNNNNNNNNNNNNNNNNNNNNNNNNNNNNNNNNNNNNNNNNNNNNNNNNNNNNNNNNNNNNNNNNNNNNNNNNNNNNNNNNNNNNNNNNNNNNNNNNNNNNNNNNNNNNNNNNNNNNNNNNNNNNNNNNNNNNNNNNNNNNNNNNNNNNNNNNNNNNNNNNNNNNNNNNNNNNNNNNNNNNNNNNNNNNNNNNNNNNNNNNNNNNNNNNNNNNNNNNNNNNNNNNNNNNNNNNNNNNNNNNNNNNNNNNNNNNNNNNNNNNNNNNNNNNNNNNNNNNNNNNNNNNNNNNNNNNNNNNNNNNNNNNNNNNNNNNNNNNNNNNNNNNNNNNNNNNNNNNNNNNNNNNNNNNNNNNNNNNNNNNNNNNNNNNNNNNNNNNNNNNNNNNNNNNNNNNNNNNNNNNNNNNNNNNNNNNNNNNNNNNNNNNNNNNNNNNNNNNNNNNNNNNNNNNNNNNNNNNNNNNNNNNNNNNNNNNNNNNNNNNNNNNNNNNNNNNNNNNNNNNNNNNNNNNNNNNNNNNNNNNNNNNNNNNNNNNNNNNNNNNNNNNNNNNNNNNNNNNNNNNNNNNNNNNNNNNNNNNNNNNNNNNNNNNNNNNNNNNNNNNNNNNNNNNNNNNNNNNNNNNNNNNNNNNNNNNNNNNNNNNNNNNNNNNNNNNNNNNNNNNNNNNNNNNNNNNNNNNNNNNNNNNNNNNNNNNNNNNNNNNNNNNNNNNNNNNNNNNNNNNNNNNNNNNNNNNNNNNNNNNNNNNNNNNNNNNNNNNNNNNNNNNNNNNNNNNNNNNNNNNNNNNNNNNNNNNNNNNNNNNNNNNNNNNNNNNNNNNNNNNNNNNNNNNNNNNNNNNNNNNNNNNNNNNNNNNNNNNNNNNNNNNNNNNNNNNNNNNNNNNNNNNNNNNNNNNNNNNNNNNNNNNNNNNNNNNNNNNNNNNNNNNNNNNNNNNNNNNNNNNNNNNNNNNNNNNNNNNNNNNNNNNNNNNNNNNNNNNNNNNNNNNNNNNNNNNNNNNNNNNNNNNNNNNNNNNNNNNNNNNNNNNNNNNNNNNNNNNNNNNNNNNNNNNNNNNNNNNNNNNNNNNNNNNNNNNNNNNNNNNNNNNNNNNNNNNNNNNNNNNNNNNNNNNNNNNNNNNNNNNNNNNNNNNNNNNNNNNNNNNNNNNNNNNNNNNNNNNNNNNNNNNNNNNNNNNNNNNNNNNNNNNNNNNNNNNNNNNNNNNNNNNNNNNNNNNNNNNNNNNNNNNNNNNNNNNNNNNNNNNNNNNNNNNNNNNNNNNNNNNNNNNNNNNNNNNNNNNNNNNNNNNNNNNNNNNNNNNNNNNNNNNNNNNNNNNNNNNNNNNNNNNNNNNNNNNNNNNNNNNNNNNNNNNNNNNNNNNNNNNNNNNNNNNNNNNNNNNNNNNNNNNNNNNNNNNNNNNNNNNNNNNNNNNNNNNNNNNNNNNNNNNNNNNNNNNNNNNNNNNNNNNNNNNNNNNNNNNNNNNNNNNNNNNNNNNNNNNNNNNNNNNNNNNNNNNNNNNNNNNNNNNNNNNNNNNNNNNNNNNNNNNNNNNNNNNNNNNNNNNNNNNNNNNNNNNNNNNNNNNNNNNNNNNNNNNNNNNNNNNNNNNNNNNNNNNNNNNNNNNNNNNNNNNNNNNNNNNNNNNNNNNNNNNNNNNNNNNNNNNNNNNNNNNNNNNNNNNNNNNNNNNNNNNNNNNNNNNNNNNNNNNNNNNNNNNNNNNNNNNNNNNNNNNNNNNNNNNNNNNNNNNNNNNNNNNNNNNNNNNNNNNNNNNNNNNNNNNNNNNNNNNNNNNNNNNNNNNNNNNNNNNNNNNNNNNNNNNNNNNNNNNNNNNNNNNNNNNNNNNNNNNNNNNNNNNNNNNNNNNNNNNNNNNNNNNNNNNNNNNNNNNNNNNNNNNNNNNNNNNNNNNNNNNNNNNNNNNNNNNNNNNNNNNNNNNNNNNNNNNNNNNNNNNNNNNNNNNNNNNNNNNNNNNNNNNNNNNNNNNNNNNNNNNNNNNNNNNNNNNNNNNNNNNNNNNNNNNNNNNNNNNNNNNNNNNNNNNNNNNNNNNNNNNNNNNNNNNNNNNNNNNNNNNNNNNNNNNNNNNNNNNNNNNNNNNNNNNNNNNNNNNNNNNNNNNNNNNNNNNNNNNNNNNNNNNNNNNNNNNNNNNNNNNNNNNNNNNNNNNNNNNNNNNNNNNNNNNNNNNNNNNNNNNNNNNNNNNNNNNNNNNNNNNNNNNNNNNNNNNNNNNNNNNNNNNNNNNNNNNNNNNNNNNNNNNNNNNNNNNNNNNNNNNNNNNNNNNNNNNNNNNNNNNNNNNNNNNNNNNNNNNNNNNNNNNNNNNNNNNNNNNNNNNNNNNNNNNNNNNNNNNNNNNNNNNNNNNNNNNNNNNNNNNNNNNNNNNNNNNNNNNNNNNNNN
This portion of the Arachis duranensis cultivar V14167 chromosome 6, aradu.V14167.gnm2.J7QH, whole genome shotgun sequence genome encodes:
- the LOC127748431 gene encoding uncharacterized protein LOC127748431 → MSNKIKPQRGLRQEDPLSPYLFIIAAEVFTILMNEVQQKNLISDIKLAPTAPSITYLLFADDCIIFAEAKEEEVYQIIQVLNQYTEASGQRINLEKSGISFGSIIPIQTRANIEEILCMAAWENPGKYVGLLARWEISKNKALEWIEEKVMNKMEGWKEKLLNQAGKEAVYFSNNNFWKARAHRGASWVWRNILEGRNFLRRKGSWSIGNGSEVEVWGDNWVEEKHRLEAPENARRMKVKELLVEGQGWDANKVHTLFPIYLSERILRTPVSLVDKNDTLIWPYKMDGDYTIKTGYYAAKEEKKEGRGRECINKHRSYSSLERDLENASSTKSKIFSLKGSTKHNSS